One window of the Colias croceus chromosome 5, ilColCroc2.1 genome contains the following:
- the LOC123691817 gene encoding uncharacterized protein LOC123691817 isoform X2 yields the protein MRALVACLVTSSLCRTALAQPIECDSDDQCEKGFYCVTEAFACRKCLSCDQLKRDPPLGSPPCIKSVAQCGSCFKGLVADLRGDVNSACVLPDSRGHDALPAYVWVAVSFGLIVFVVLAVLLVVYVFRNMYTFRILASTRTSVQSPYTGNGTHASAPEPPPPYNAQYTPVRPSSPPADAANDESWSFVKRAPANGGGGRGERESAGSQAARVFNNPSYVRGPHLNNLPPSYDTGAGESEEERGGVHDEDTMESMWTPEPDTHAYTPVSGAENGNTGVSNTSAELSNLLAAARSTALLRTPHCAPAAQDSNNNRSAGETMSNGETGGPSNTGPSFIINVVQNINTVQQQNDVTL from the exons ATGCG GGCCTTGGTAGCCTGTCTGGTAACGTCGTCCTTGTGCAGGACAGCGCTCGCCCAGCCGATCGAGTGCGATAGCGACGATCAATGTGAAAAAGGTTTCTACTGCGTCACCGAGGCCTTCGCTTGCAGGAAATGTCTCAGCTGTGATCAACTGAAACGGGATCCGCCGCTCGGCTCACCGCCTTGCATCAAGTCTGTAGCACAGTGTGGATCTTGCTTTAAAGG GTTGGTAGCGGATTTGCGGGGGGATGTGAACTCGGCCTGCGTGTTGCCGGACTCCCGCGGGCATGATGCGTTGCCGGCCTATGTGTGGGTGGCCGTCAGCTTCGGCTTAATTGTCTTTGTCGTCCTTGCTGTACTCCTCGTGGTCTACGTCTTCCGGAATATGTACACCTTCAGAATATTGGCCT CGACCCGCACGTCCGTGCAGTCCCCGTACACCGGGAACGGCACGCACGCGAGCGCGCCGGAGCCGCCGCCGCCGTACAACGCGCAGTACACGCCCGTGCGACCGTCTTCACCGCCCGCTGATGCCGCTAACGATG AGTCGTGGAGCTTCGTGAAGCGGGCGCCAGCTAACGGGGGCGGTGGGCGCGGGGAACGCGAGTCGGCGGGCAGCCAGGCGGCGCGTGTGTTCAACAATCCGAGCTACGTGCGCGGACCGCATCTGAATAACTTGCCGCCTAG CTACGACACCGGTGCGGGTGAGAGTGAGGAAGAGCGAGGGGGTGTACACGATGAAGACACTATGGAGAGCATGTGGACGCCCGAACCGGACACGCATGCGTACAC GCCAGTATCAGGCGCAGAAAATGGTAACACAGGTGTGAGCAACACAAGCGCAGAGCTATCAAATCTCCTCGCTGCCGCACGGTCTACCGCTCTGCTGCGCACACCGCACTGCGCGCCCGCGGCACAG GATTCAAACAACAATAGAAGTGCCGGCGAGACAATGAGCAACGGTGAAACTGGAGGCCCTTCCAACACCGGCCCTTCTTTCATCATCAACGTAGTACAAAACATCAACACAGTTCAACAACAGAATGACGTCACACTTTAA
- the LOC123691817 gene encoding uncharacterized protein LOC123691817 isoform X1, whose protein sequence is MVSQKTQKIQKPNHLAAIMDLGALVACLVTSSLCRTALAQPIECDSDDQCEKGFYCVTEAFACRKCLSCDQLKRDPPLGSPPCIKSVAQCGSCFKGLVADLRGDVNSACVLPDSRGHDALPAYVWVAVSFGLIVFVVLAVLLVVYVFRNMYTFRILASTRTSVQSPYTGNGTHASAPEPPPPYNAQYTPVRPSSPPADAANDESWSFVKRAPANGGGGRGERESAGSQAARVFNNPSYVRGPHLNNLPPSYDTGAGESEEERGGVHDEDTMESMWTPEPDTHAYTPVSGAENGNTGVSNTSAELSNLLAAARSTALLRTPHCAPAAQDSNNNRSAGETMSNGETGGPSNTGPSFIINVVQNINTVQQQNDVTL, encoded by the exons ATGGTGTCACAAAAAACACAGAAGATTCAGAAACCAAATCATTTAGCGGCAATAATGGACTTGGg GGCCTTGGTAGCCTGTCTGGTAACGTCGTCCTTGTGCAGGACAGCGCTCGCCCAGCCGATCGAGTGCGATAGCGACGATCAATGTGAAAAAGGTTTCTACTGCGTCACCGAGGCCTTCGCTTGCAGGAAATGTCTCAGCTGTGATCAACTGAAACGGGATCCGCCGCTCGGCTCACCGCCTTGCATCAAGTCTGTAGCACAGTGTGGATCTTGCTTTAAAGG GTTGGTAGCGGATTTGCGGGGGGATGTGAACTCGGCCTGCGTGTTGCCGGACTCCCGCGGGCATGATGCGTTGCCGGCCTATGTGTGGGTGGCCGTCAGCTTCGGCTTAATTGTCTTTGTCGTCCTTGCTGTACTCCTCGTGGTCTACGTCTTCCGGAATATGTACACCTTCAGAATATTGGCCT CGACCCGCACGTCCGTGCAGTCCCCGTACACCGGGAACGGCACGCACGCGAGCGCGCCGGAGCCGCCGCCGCCGTACAACGCGCAGTACACGCCCGTGCGACCGTCTTCACCGCCCGCTGATGCCGCTAACGATG AGTCGTGGAGCTTCGTGAAGCGGGCGCCAGCTAACGGGGGCGGTGGGCGCGGGGAACGCGAGTCGGCGGGCAGCCAGGCGGCGCGTGTGTTCAACAATCCGAGCTACGTGCGCGGACCGCATCTGAATAACTTGCCGCCTAG CTACGACACCGGTGCGGGTGAGAGTGAGGAAGAGCGAGGGGGTGTACACGATGAAGACACTATGGAGAGCATGTGGACGCCCGAACCGGACACGCATGCGTACAC GCCAGTATCAGGCGCAGAAAATGGTAACACAGGTGTGAGCAACACAAGCGCAGAGCTATCAAATCTCCTCGCTGCCGCACGGTCTACCGCTCTGCTGCGCACACCGCACTGCGCGCCCGCGGCACAG GATTCAAACAACAATAGAAGTGCCGGCGAGACAATGAGCAACGGTGAAACTGGAGGCCCTTCCAACACCGGCCCTTCTTTCATCATCAACGTAGTACAAAACATCAACACAGTTCAACAACAGAATGACGTCACACTTTAA